Part of the Quercus robur chromosome 5, dhQueRobu3.1, whole genome shotgun sequence genome, tattttagattttatgattAGATCTGCTATTATCTTCTTTTGCCgcaacacaattttctccttaaaacttatttttcttcaagattttttttgaggacggctcatgcttcacaattcacatattccacttatgtattggactcctctccttcttcggtcaatgcatcaaggttagggttatttgatttgttcaataaaaattatagatttattgctttttcttataagtttttcaattgttgttttgtttatttaattgctgggcctgaatcttttaattaaatcttcaaatttttttaaccttttaaaagttttaatattttgaattttaacatttaaaatgtaactcatatttctctaatatttctatgttgtgtagacatatttttttttgtttattatatttctccATTGTGTAgtcacataatttttgttttgttttaataaattcttggctcaaaatcttctaattgtttggtttacatatgaatttttaagttcattttttgtaataCATTTAATTGTCTGGCCAATTTCAATAGTAGAAAATCTATAATCATGGAttcccttctttctattgtatttctctattgcatatatatatatatatattgttttatttcaatacttttgaagctttgaatcttctgattttttttttaaaatttttttttggccttttggaagttttaacatcataacttttgggttttattttttctattttcagaaattatctagaagttttcaatgaatatccatggattattctttttaagggtaacccatctttatcttatatttctatttctaacttttttttcctatattttttctttaattgtctgtgtttacgtctcttttgtttttcttatttttactttcataGCGTATGTACATGTTGTGtatgttctttgattctttctttaatgatttttgtgtgagtatgtgtcaTCATATCTGGGTACTTAggcaaaatctataaagactaaagatgcttcttcttttttctttttcttttttcttttttttttgtaatgaatcctgtgtttttcatgactttagtgagtcatattcttaatgatcgaaatggttttgtttgacgtggatttttttcatattggtttcaaagtttatttcttggcttatattatagattgtaatatatttattcatcaaactgtttagttgagtttgttttcgaaattgttttcagtgttggacattttcttgaagcatgttggtatcatatattaaaatactgttaagttgataataataataattattataataatatagtttaataaatgtctGAGACGTATAGttgttaacaaatgttttagctatatgattttattttacaaattcaattttggtgttgtagtaaaataaacaaatattaaattatatattgtactcaatacatttcccatgcatcgcacgggttagcgactagttattattattatcaaactCTCTATGCTTGATTGTATAGGAATATGTACCACTTGAAGGAAACCGGTCAAATTTGGTACAGACTGCATGGGCAATGATGGGTCTTATTCATGCTGGACAGGTTAGTCTGTTGCTCAAAAATGGGTCATTACATATTGATATTGTGTTATCATATGTTTTTCTTGAATAgttctaataaatattttcttgtaATAGGCTAAAATAGACCCGACACTGCTTCACCGCATAGCAAAGTTGATAATCAATTCTCAAATGGAAGATGGAGATTTTCCTCAACAGGTATCTTCTTATTTGTCGTAGCCTCAAATAACGAAAGAAGTAAAAAAGATActaacaagaaaaatgaaaattgacatgAACACAAAGTTCATTTTTGCACTATGGAGAACAATTTTACCCTTGTCTAGTAAACTTTCCAGTAGTTTGCTCAGAAACCCAAGTAATTGAAGCTTGACTTTCTATTTTAGAATTCGGATAGAAAAGGGATAGAGTAATATTAAAACAATATGAAGTActatattaagcttgaattttaCTTATAATACTTTCTAACCACTTATCACATGTTATGGCAGGAAAGCACTGGAGTCTTCTTCAAGAACTGCATGTTAAACTATGCAGCATATCGAAATATCTTCCCATTGTGGGCTCTTGCAGAATACCACAAGTGTATCCCATTGCCACCAAAAGTCATGTAACCAACCACTACAAGAGCAGCATAGGGAGTTGTTAATTCCTTATCTATTCTGTACTACCTACTTTTCTCTTAGTTCTTGCCCACCAACACTGTTTCTTTGCAGCTATTGATGTATGAAAGTTTATTACAGCCACCTGAATAATTTGGAATAACACATACAATATTATATTCTATTGTTGAATAATTATTAAGGACTATGTACCCGTTAGACCTCTACGTCTACTATGTTAAAACATTTGACCTATTATGAACTGACATATcgatttgtaaaaatttatttagattttgTTGTGCTCTTAGAAGAACACTTCGTCTGACATGGTAACAACACTACTCAAAAACAGgtctatagctgcatttttgtggtggcatttaaaaaaaaaaatgccactatagccAACCTCGTTTCTAACAAACACTGCTTAAAACCCTaacctatagcagcgtttttaaAGCGCTACTGTAGGGGAGGTCTATAGCCACTTTTTAAAGGGATTTTAGCTATGATTTTGTGGATAGGGCCTATTGCAGCATTCAAAAAGCATGTATATAGGACCAACCgaaaatctaaataaaaaaaggaccTATTACTATGATTTCGAAGCACCGCAATATgtcctaccaaaaaaaaaattagtggaccttttttttgagaaaccagtaagaaaattttattaagctaaatcaaataataaaacatcatccaaatcACGTGAAAGGTCTTCCATCCACACATCAGTATCTATAGATACAACTGCTCGACGTGCAAGGGCATGAGCTAACTTATTGCCCTCGCGTTGAACATGAACAAAGTTATAGCAAGATAAAGAAGATGACAGTAATCTAGTTTCATCAATAATATGCCCATATGGAGTCTTAGACCGCTTTAAGGAATTAACAGCTTTGATTACTTGCAGAGAGTCGCCCTCCACCACAACCCGAAAAACGCTGATTTCCTTGGCAAAAAAGACTGCCCTGCAAGCAACTAGGGCCTCCACCATCACCGCCAAGCCAGGGAACCTGATCTTTTGGCTAAGCGTACTAATCACCAAGCCTGCCAAGTCTCTGACCACCACCCCTAAGCCGGCACTACCTTGCTCCTCAAAAACTGCCGCGTCAAAATTGATTTTGTACACACTTTCATCTGGCGGTGACCATTTAATCACTTCCCTAGGTACTGGCCGACGTAAGGGATGCTTCTGAACATCTCAgaattctctcaaaaaatttgAAGCTCTGTTCACCACGTCACCCACGTCCCAAACCGGTTGGAGCAATCTTTTTCTGTTCCTTCGCTCCCATATCGCCCAAGCTATCATGGAGAATAGAGCAACCTGAGAAGGGGTTGTGTTTTGCAGCAAGTACAAAATAGATCTTCAAAAGTCGAAAGTTTCTTAGTGCGAAGGAATGAAAAGGATTGAGTGGACATCCAAATCGACTTGACATCATCACACAGCCATAATGCATGGATACTATCCTCCACCTCGACTTCGCACAGCCCGCAATGACCATCAGTTGCTACACAACGCTTTACCAGATTTTTCTTTGTAGGCAGAGACTCACCAACAGCTCTCCAAACGAATTGGCGCACTCTGTTGGGTACTTCCATCCTCCAAACCCCTTTCCAGAGTCTTTTACTAGCTTCAGTACTAGATGAACTCGGCTGGTTTTGGGCTTGAGCAGCTACCAGGAGTCGATATGCCGAACGCACTGAGTAACTTCCATCCGGGGTATGAGGCCAGATCAGTAAATCAATGTTATGGTGCTCACTAAGGGGAATACTCTTAATACCATCAGCTTCCCATGGTAGAAAGTGTCTGTCAATGAGCTCAAAATCCCAAGTCTTAGTGCCTATAATGAATAAATCTTGGACTACATTCAAAGACTGATCTAGCCGAGGAGACAAAACCTTCCCACTCCCTGGAGAAGGAAGCCACCGATGCTGCCAAATCTGAATATCCTTCCCATCCCCAATCCTCCACAAAGCTCCATTAGAGATCACATCCCTGGCCAACATGATGCTTTTCCAAGTATAAGAACATCTTGGATTTTGAACAGCCTCAAAAATATCACCGGAAGGAAAATATTTAGCTCTAAAAACCCGATATAGTGAAGTCTCCTTTTCATGGTATAGACGCCACACCTGCTTCCCGAGCAAAGCATCATTGAAATGGCGTAAATCCCGAAACCCCATACCTCCTATCGACTTGGAAGAGCAAAGCGTCTT contains:
- the LOC126728906 gene encoding uncharacterized protein LOC126728906, whose protein sequence is MGFRDLRHFNDALLGKQVWRLYHEKETSLYRVFRAKYFPSGDIFEAVQNPRCSYTWKSIMLARDVISNGALWRIGDGKDIQIWQHRWLPSPGSGKVLSPRLDQSLNVVQDLFIIGTKTWDFELIDRHFLPWEADGIKSIPLSEHHNIDLLIWPHTPDGSYSVRSAYRLLVAAQAQNQPSSSSTEASKRLWKGVWRMEVPNRVRQFVWRAVGESLPTKKNLKHPLRRPVPREVIKWSPPDESVYKINFDAAVFEEQGSAGLGVVVRDLAGLVISTLSQKIRFPGLAVMVEALVACRAVFFAKEISVFRVVVEGDSLQVIKAVNSLKRSKTPYGHIIDETRLLSSSLSCYNFVHVQREGNKLAHALARRAVVSIDTDVWMEDLSRDLDDVAVINFHTSIAAKKQCWWARTKRKVGSTE